A window of Ruminiclostridium herbifermentans genomic DNA:
GAAGTGTAGATATAATTCCAAGTAAATATTGCTTCATAACTGCAAAGTCTACTGCATCTACAGCATTATCACGATTTAGGTCTAACACTGGTTCGTAAGTATGAGCTGGATCCAATAAATACATCTTGAATCTAGCAAAGTCTATTGCATCAATATAACCGTCATTATTATAATCACCATATTTTATTACTGGATCTGGGTCTGGATCTGGATCAGGCTCATATACTGGTGGGAAAGCATATTTAACCATTCCATCAATAATTTCTTCGAATCTGAACTGACAGCTTCTTCTATCTAAGAAACCAAATAATTCTCCAGTACCTGAGAAGTTATGGTTATCCCATAATACACAAACTATACCACGTGCTCTAGCTTGTCCAACATAGTATGACATATACTCTACTCTTGTCTTAAGATTGTTCTTATCTACTGCACCACATTCACCGATTATTGCTGGAATTCCTCTGCTAGTGTACTTGTTGTAAACGTTATCCATAAACCAAGTTACTTCACTTTGATCTTTTGAATCATATAAATTCCAAGTACTCTTACCACCTTCTGCCATTGCTAATCCACAGAATTCCCATGGGCAATATGCATGTACAGATACTATTAACTTACCATTAGCTGAATCATTTGGTAATCTGAAATAATCGTTTGTTGCTCCATCTGGAGATGCAACATATCCAGGAACCATTAGATATCTGTTTGCATTTTTTCCACCTGCTGCACGTACTGTATTTACAAAATCCTGATTGAGTTGATTAATGCAATTAATAGAATCTCTAACCTCTGCATTTGTTAGTTCAGGCCACCATTCATTAGCATGTCCTACAAGACGAGGCTCATTCATGCCTTCAAAAATAAGGTGTTCGTCGTAGTTTGCAAATCTAGCAGCAATCTGTGCCCAAACTTTAGTTATATAATTTCTTGATCTATCCAAATATTGACTGCTTGGGAAATATCCTCTTGATTTATCACAATCGTGATGAGTGTTTAATATTACATACATTTTATTGTCTATACAATAATTAACTACTTCTTGAACACGATTCATCCATTGTTCATTAATCTTATAGTCAGAGCCAGTTACATGTACACTCCAGCTAACTGGAATACGTACAGTATTGAAGCCTTTTGCTTTAACTGCATCGATCATTTGCTTAGTGGTTCTAATACCACTCCATGATATTTCATAATCCAAATCATTAGTAATATTTGTACCGTTAAAAGCATCAAATGTGTTACCTAAATTCCAACCAAGTCTTAAACGCTTAACAAAGTTCATTGCATCATTATTCGGAATGTTCTTATCTTGAATTGAAAGATTAGGAATAAGTGATGCATCGTATGCATTAGCATTCTGCAGTGGCAATAATGCTGTAAAAATTAATAGAAAACATAATAGTAAAGATGTGCATCTTTTCATTTAATAATACCTCCCCAATATTCATAGCTTTGCTATGTTGTATTAATAGTAATACTTTTACTATTAAATAATTTTTAAATAACTTTTTATTTAATTTATCTTTTGTATAATGAAATAACACTTATCTAAAGATTCTAGATAATTAGCAAATACCAAGTTGAAGTGAAAAATTATGTAGTAAATGCAAATTTCAGAACTAACCGTACTAATGCTAAAAACCAAGTTCTCACAAAGTAATTAGCAAAATAAATGACATAGGTAAAACCTATATTTCCCCTGGAATTTTGTAATTTAAACACAGTTTAAATAAAAATACTTTTCATTTTGAAATGCTCTTAGAATTCAATTTAGTCTATCAGTACTTTTTTAATGTCACCTCCTCTATTCACATTTACTTGATAATTACAAAATTATTAGTGTTACTTCCTACTAGAACTTCTGCTCACGTACGTACAAGTTTGCCGAGAATAACTTTATATAGGATTCATCAAAGATAACAAGCAAACAGTTGTCCCAGTATTTATGTTCTATTTATATTATAGGTTTTTATGTAATAATATTCAAGTAGATAAGGTATTAAAGTAGTGAAAATTCGACTATTTAAATAAATTTTCAAATTTAAAATACAAATTAGTATAAAAAATATTTGTTAGATATACGTACAATTCTACTCTGTTAACCTTAATGCCAAAAGTATGGCTATTGTTATAACTGCTGACACGGATATCATTTTCTACTTTGACCTTAAATATGCTCTGTCTCTGCTGTTTATTGTTGAGTTATTTATTTTTATCTAATGTGATTATTTTAACGAGGTGTTCATTGTATAAAAATCCTTTAGCTGACTTTTTATTTCATCAGAAAGGTAATGCCACCTAATTCCTTGGATTGCCCCTTCTAAAGCATATAGTCTGTTTATGCAAGCAGTAGCATCAATTTCTCTTAATTTTAACCAGCACTGCTTACTCCCAGTTTCACGAAGCTTTTCAATAGTATCTATGCCAACTTCCTTTAGCTGCTGCTCTAGTATTTTCCCAATGTTAGGTAATTTTGATAATTGACTCATTTAAGCGCACTCCTCTTTTAATCTTCAATTACTGTTTACTTCAAGCCCCTACTCAACATGTTCTAGGCAAAGAACACTCAATTACTGCATATCATTTTTTCCTTTTTGTTTATATAAAGGAAATATTGACCATTATTTATATGTATATATTATATAATATTATTTTGTTGTTAGCTGTAAATTTTTTAGGGTATATATATTAAATAATTACATATTATAAAATTCATAATTGTTTACATATGTAAACAATATAAATAACGAAGCTTAGCTTTGTAAAGCGGATTTTGCTTTGCAAGGTTTATATTAATAAAACTATATTATACAATTAGTTCCCTAATGGAACGTAGGAGGTTATTATGTTAAATTCAGAAATTACAAAACTTATTAATGAACAGATTAACAAGGAACTTTATTCTGCTTACCTTTATCTTGATATGGCTGGGTATTATGCTGATAAAAGTCTTGATGGTTTTGAAAATTGGTTCTATATACAAGCTCAGGAGGAAAGAGATCACGCAATGTTATTTAGAACTTATCTTCTGAATAATGATGAAAAGGTAGTTTTAACGGCTATTGCAGCTCCAGATAGCAATTATAAGGACTATAAAGACCCTCTATTAGCAACTCTTGAGCATGAGAAGACTGTAACAGCTTCAATTAATAATATTTATGCAGTAGCTTATGCCCAGAAGGATTTCCGTACAATGCAATTCTTGGATTGGTTCGTTAAAGAGCAAGGTGAAGAAGAAAAAAATTCTTCTGACCTAATTAGCAAATTTGAATTGTTTGGAAACGATTCAAAAGGCTTATATATGTTAAATCAAGAACTTGGGGCTAGAGTTTATACTGCACCATCATTGGTTTTATAAGTTGTACTTTTACTGAAAATGAGGCAATATTACATTAAACAACTCCATGAT
This region includes:
- a CDS encoding cellulase family glycosylhydrolase; the protein is MKRCTSLLLCFLLIFTALLPLQNANAYDASLIPNLSIQDKNIPNNDAMNFVKRLRLGWNLGNTFDAFNGTNITNDLDYEISWSGIRTTKQMIDAVKAKGFNTVRIPVSWSVHVTGSDYKINEQWMNRVQEVVNYCIDNKMYVILNTHHDCDKSRGYFPSSQYLDRSRNYITKVWAQIAARFANYDEHLIFEGMNEPRLVGHANEWWPELTNAEVRDSINCINQLNQDFVNTVRAAGGKNANRYLMVPGYVASPDGATNDYFRLPNDSANGKLIVSVHAYCPWEFCGLAMAEGGKSTWNLYDSKDQSEVTWFMDNVYNKYTSRGIPAIIGECGAVDKNNLKTRVEYMSYYVGQARARGIVCVLWDNHNFSGTGELFGFLDRRSCQFRFEEIIDGMVKYAFPPVYEPDPDPDPDPVIKYGDYNNDGYIDAIDFARFKMYLLDPAHTYEPVLDLNRDNAVDAVDFAVMKQYLLGIISTLPTK
- a CDS encoding TfoX/Sxy family protein, translating into MSQLSKLPNIGKILEQQLKEVGIDTIEKLRETGSKQCWLKLREIDATACINRLYALEGAIQGIRWHYLSDEIKSQLKDFYTMNTSLK
- a CDS encoding ferritin — encoded protein: MLNSEITKLINEQINKELYSAYLYLDMAGYYADKSLDGFENWFYIQAQEERDHAMLFRTYLLNNDEKVVLTAIAAPDSNYKDYKDPLLATLEHEKTVTASINNIYAVAYAQKDFRTMQFLDWFVKEQGEEEKNSSDLISKFELFGNDSKGLYMLNQELGARVYTAPSLVL